ACGCATAAAAACTTATTTATGATGAAAAAGTTGTAAAGTCATGGAAAGCGGTAAATGAAAATTGATTTGTTcataatattttctttttcttgggtTAAAATGGAAGCCTACCTTGTCTCAGAATTTTCTTTGGAAAGATTTGACGATGCGTAATTTTCTTGCACGAAAAAAGGTTGCGTGTTTTTCTGgcttttttaaacaataaaatacTACAGCTGTTTCCCGGGAATTTCTGAATGTCTCTTTTTGAGGAAATATTATCGGCTGAGGATCCACTTTAAAACAGAGCTAAAATTAGTAAAGCAAAATCACATTCGGCTTTCGAACAAATTAGAAAGACAAATGATTTGACTGGATCAGATAAAAGCAACAGAAGACGTATTTGCAATAAATTGACCTTTGAATTACGTTTTTCATTGCTGCCATAGGAAAACAATTCGAGAACCACACCGAGCTTATTTCCGTAGGGAAAGGGATTTTAAAGTAGCGAAAAGGCGGTTTCACGACTTGTTTCACTTGCTTTCTTTAATCATCTTGGGAGCTAAGACGGTGGATGACAATCTTTTCAAGAAGTGAAATTGTTTGTTTACAATGAATTATAAATCTTTAACAACTTGTCTGAATAAACATTTTGAATGTACACAAACCTTAATAGTACCAGCAAATACTGTAATCGGGTTGACAAGAAGGACTTTGGCGACATAGGTTGAAATATTTACTTTTGAGGGGAGTTTATCGTATTGCAGTTACTCTAAACGATAATTAAAACTGAGGAAATAATTGCATTACGCATATTCTTGACTGCGAGAAAATGAGTATTTTGAGATTATCAAGTTGTGCCGCTATCGCTTTTAAACGAAGGCCGTTGACTCGATTCAGTGCATTTCTAATCAAGTTAGGTCATTCAGTCGATAAGGCTGTATAATCTGTCGAGTCTCGTTTGGTGAATTTCCGCTCGCCTTTTCCATTTCAAGCGTCACTTTCTTCTCATCGCAGTGTGCACAGGTGGGAAAAAAGTAACTCTCGTCTTGCCGTTGTCTTGTGTTGTTTTCTAAGAAAGAAGAGCGCGCATTTGCATTGTACAGAGACTCAGCGTGCGGTGGCATTATCGCGCAAAAAGAGACTCAGCGGGAagtttgtaataaaaaataaaataaaatctacATCGTATAATTAAAGCTAAATAGCCTGCACTTGGTTCAGACAACATGTGAATTGCTTTGTGCCGCTCAATACTCTTCATCTGCCGATTGCTTTGCTCTGATTGGTATAATCGTAAACCAGGTGTTAACTATGGTTTGTGGGGATAAGCGATTCACTTTTCGCTCCTCTTCGACTGATAACGGGAAAATATTTTCGCTGCTTCGTTGAATGCATCAAACAAGAGTCACGTTAGTTAGAGGAAATTGACAGCTCACAAGCATTGGATAAAAGAGTAAAATAAATTTGGCGTAGATGGAGTGAATAATAATAGATGTGAATGGATGGAAACAATTACTGCCTAAAGGACAAGCGGCAGCTGCCGGAGTAGGTGGTCGCATCGCTACCAGACAAATAAATGAATCAATTGACGCTTTGTAAAGagctcaatgattggttcaacgAACAAAAGATAGCGTGATGTCAGGATATTTATAGAAAGTGATAGATAATGAATAGAACAGCCAATCAACTGTCACATCTTCAAGACAAACACCAAACAGTCTTTAGAATTTCTAATTTATATATTATTGCCTCAGAACAGGCTCCAACACTTCAGAATTAACTCTGTCAAACATAAGCAAAATGGCCTCGACAAACCACGACCAGCAGCTAAGCAGCTACGAGCCAGATGTAAAAAAAGAGGACGGCAGCGCGAGTCCaagtgaaatcgaaaaaagCGAAAGCAAGGACACCTCATCGAAGGATCCAAATGTTAAGCCTCCATACTCGTATGTGGCACTGATAGCGATGGCGATTCGAGAGTCTACGGAAAAGCGGTTAACCCTCAACGGAATTTACCAGTATATTATTAGCAAGTTTCCCTTCTACGAAAAGAATAAGAAAGGATGGCAGAACTCAATAAGGCACAACTTGTCACTCAACGAGTGCTTCATTAAAGTACCTCGAGAAGGTGGCGGTGAGAGAAAAGGCAACTACTGGACTTTAGATCCAGCTTGCGAGGAtatgtttgagaaaggaaactaCAGGAGACGACGCCGTATGAAGAGGCCCTACCGACAACCGGCTCTTCCACACAGCAACGGAATGCTAACTGATCCACGAGCCGCGGCATACGGTAACTACATTGCGCCAAAGTGGCCGACCTATAACCAAGTTCAGAGCGTTCCCTCGGCAGCAGGATCTTGGCGAACAGCTCAACCGGCTAGCGCTCTGCCGTATCCATGCAATCCTCAATCGTCCAGAGTTCCTCCAGGATATGCGGTTGCACCCTACATGGGAATGGGATCAACCGTTGGAGTTCCCGTCAGCTCTTACACAAGTACGCAGTACACTACACAACTCCAGAACCCAGTGAATAACCAATGTGCTGGGTATGGAGCCGTGGCAATGCCTAGTGTAGGCTGCCGCAGACAAACTGATCACACTGCAGCAGTTCATCACTTCAATCCATATTGGAATCCACCTGACAAGCATACCTTCGATGCACAACCACGTTCGTAGTGTAACCtgcgaaagattaatgacttCAAAACGTTTGTACCATCTAGAAATTTTATTTATATGAATATCCTTGAACACGACGACTGGAACAGGGTGAGCTCAAAGAGAGACTTATCAAACAAAAAATGAGAATTTCTAAAATTCTACACTCTGAAAAATAGAGATTTTGTGTAATATTTGAGTATTATGTTTGCTTTAATCATTAAATCAAAAGCCTCTCTGATGCGGTATCTGGGATTCTCAGTCAGGGAAACGTTTGACAAACAAATCAAATTGTAGCAAATGATATATTATCTAAAATACAGTGAGAAAAAGGCGAAAAGTAGCGAAAAAGCTAGGAAATGAGTGAGAACAAAATGTACTTCGATTTGCTCTTATCTAGCACCGTTCCAAGTTCAGGCCATAAATGAGAAACCGGATAGTAAGAACATTAGTCTCACTAGGTTATCAGAGTAGGTCGATTCTCTCTGTCGAAGGCGTCAAACGCCGCCTGTTAGCGCACATTTTTACCGTAGATTGAAAATTGATGTCATATCAGCAATCTACTAGAACACTTAGGACTAAAAGAGATTTATTCCTGGATCTCTCGTCTTCTCGATTTCATTCTCAAAGTTTGCGAAGAAACGTCTGGTGTTtgttgattttgattttgaacaTTTCCATAAACTGACAAGAATTTGTTATTCACTTGAACAGTTGTTCAATCGTCCGAGAAAGTACACACGAATGCAAATCGCAATTTGTGAAAATTTTTTATTTGGAAAGACGGTGATATCAGTGTCTTTTCTAATGCCCTCAATGCAAATAAACTCTTGACCAGGATATCTGCTGTTTTGATTTTCTTGAGTAAATATAGGGATAACAAAATCTTTCGGCTTTCAAACCTCAAAAATCTTGGCATTAAAAGAAAGTAAAGCAATGGAAAGGTCGCAGAATCGATTTACCTTTTTGTTAAGGATATTTGGCCTTCTTGACGAGAGTACAATCATTTATTTTGATGTCGGTCGACTAGCTGTGATGCTGATATTGAGGACAAACAATTAGTCACGGCTTTCGACTAATATCATCTCCGAGAAAGCCGGGAAAGGAATTTTACGGTTGCAGTGTGTTTGGATGTATGGACAAGGGGATGCACATGGTAACAGAcgctgagaaaaaaattatggcTGTGACTTCGAAGCATTTTAAAATCATATGAGCTATTATCCTCCCACTATTTGCTTTAACGCTGTGAGTCATGCCTCCGTTCGAGTCTAGGCTCGTTGCAAGTCAGACAATGCCAATGGACAGTCAAAAATACTGGGAGAAACCTAGGCGCTGTTTCTTATAATTCAAACGTCTTGTTTTCATTCAGAATATAAACTCTCGCTGAACTTTACGGCGTGTTGACATTAAATTAAGTTTTTTCGATCGCTTATTATTAACAAAACTTTCTGTTAAATAGTCAGCGATTGAAAGCCGGCAGGGCGACAAGGAGAGGGTATTTCACGCCAAAAACCGACACAAGATTTGACGGTGTTAACTTAATTTCAAATGTTGACACTCGTGCAATCATTTCGCGTGTCTCCGTTTAATCTCGCGTGCTTTCCACGTCTACATTTATAAATTTTTCCCCAAATTTACATTCCGGTACACGAAAAAGCACTGATTACCACATGACTGCTTTAATTTTTATGGCAAAAAAGGCAAAGTTAAATCGAGACGAATTTTCAAACGCGTAAGGGCTTAACCGAAGCGTGAAAGTCGCCGGCGAGGACTTCTAGTATTCAAATTAACCACATATCCTGAGGCGACATCGGCGAGATAAGAGAATCATTTATGGTCGCTCGTCTCTAGAATCGCACAAAAGATCTCAAAGAAAGACACGTGTAAGCAAATACTACCTATCGGCGGCTAAATTAAAAATGACTCCAGATAGAGTTCAAATCAATTCAAGGCCATGGCcgaaatgagaaaaaaaagaatcctgtgaaatgacaattttgtttCGTAACAGGTGGGATTGTATTTTGACTTGCTGTTTCCGTTCACTCCTCTCATATATAAAATGCGTGACGGACAGTTAAAAAAGATTGAAGGGTGGGAAATTTGCTGGAGCTCAGCTCTTCCGAAACAGCTGTGGTGAAACTACACCATAGTATAGAAGGAAATGGAGAGGAACCGTTTCTGATTAAAAGATGTATCGTATTTCCGTATATTCGAAAAAAGTGAGATGCAATAGAATAACTCCACGGGGGAGCTCGAAACTACGTAGTGCGGAGCAGTTTGAATCCGCCGGGTGCGCAAGAATCACCAAGGATATTGGCAGAGAGGAAGAGAGAAATgaaaagccaaagaaaaaagtaatttaTGCGCGTGCTTCATCGTTTTgtaaccacccccccccccctccccaacctcccacaaaaaaaaaaagaaaagaaaaaaaaagggagctgttattatttaaatttagttttattcTTCATTGAGTGGCCGTTTTCTTTGCACTGGCGCTTTGCCAAAGCCTTTGCAAATTTACCAGTGCTAATAGATGTCAGCGTTGCTGATTGAGGGCCTTAACAGATGAAGCAGCTTCAAAATCTCGAGAAACACCGTGGCATTTTTTAAGTGTGAACGATCTAATGACTACATGAGTACCTCTTCTTGAGAACTCGCAACTTAAAGCCAACAGCTTATGAAAAgggaacagaaacaaaagataaCCAAAGACCTGTTAACACTGTATAAGAccttgaagaaaacaaaatcaaaacgCGCATAGGGGAGGTCTCAATACACGGCCTCCTTCACATACCATGGTCCTAAATGGATGTCTTGGCGCGGTCGTACTTTTTGTTTCCTCATCCAGGTTTGTTTACAGAAGACTGCCGTGTAACTATATCACCACCTGTGAACTGACATGGCACAGATAAATGTTTTTGATTAACACAAGAGCTCTTCGCTTGAAAACCTCCCTAAAAGACCTTCAGGGTGTCAACTGAAGTATTTCCTACACAGTTGTGCCTTCAATCGAGTTATCAAGGTATTGCGACACCCCTTGGTTCTCCAGGAGAGGCCAACATTTTTTCCGCTCGCGGACGAAATGAAGCTGGTGTTATTTACATTATAGCGGCTTAAAATGAATAAACTAGGTGCTATTCAAACGTATCCCACTCAATTGATGCTTAGTGTCTAAATGTAATCGGGATTTCCATGCAAGGAACAGTTGAGaacaaaacgcaaaaaaaaaacccataatTGAATCGTTTATTTGTACAGATGTAAGACAGCTCCTTGAGAGTCTCCTGTTGCAATCAGAAAGAAGACCCGATAAACGGATTCTAAAAACATATGCTTTATTTCATATTCAATCTAACGAATACAAGGCTTTGAGATAGCGTTAGAATTTCATACCAATATCAGTTCTCATGAGACAGTTAACAGTTCAAAAGTCTTTCCTTTCTTTGTACAACATCCTTGGAAATTTGAAGGCAATTATTAAGTTAGAACAGGTACTACACAATCAAATAATCTGAGGAACATTGTGTCACAGCCTCAAGATATGCATCCCACTTTTTTGGATTTCCTTTTGACAGCTACGTACTTTTTCTGTTAAAAGCTTTTGTCGCAAAATTAAGTACTAATCCGGTAAATGTCAGGAACACAACAAAAAGGATATGCTAGAACGCACATCTGTTTGAATAGGAGTAAATGTTCCTTTAAGAATAAACTGCAGCTGTGCAGTGGAGAGAAGTAAAAGTTCTACATGTTCCAAAAACAACATGGCCATAGTAGAAAAAAGAAAGTGCGATCCAACTGATATCTACtcaattaaaattttccaaaGCTCGCCTAACAGTAATTAGTCCTATCATTTTACTTTTGATCAAGGATATTATATCCTATACACGATTTATTATAAACACTTTTTTTACATTTGCGAACATTTCTCAGTGTTACAGTAGAGGAGGCTTATTCTAACATAAATTCGACTAAGCTTAGTTTGAAAAAATGTAAACTACCGCCAATAAAAACAGTGCACAATAAATATTTCATTAAATTAAAGGGGTTTAAATGGTTTCGCTTGCTTCAACCCTTTGGTGTCTTCGGCTTACTGCCTTCAAAGTAGGGTTACTTCACAACGAAAGTGCTAAAATTCGGCTTCTTGGATGCTTATTAAATTAATTCTGTTTTGTCCGTGAACTGTCGCGaattttcccaaaacagaaaGCATTTTTTTCCTTGCGGATGAACCGAAACAAAAAGGACTAAGTCGCTTTGGTGCCAtaccaatttaaaaaaagaattatcCCTCAATATTCTTGACAGAAGAATGGAACAAAACTATTAAATTGAATTTGTAGACAAAGGCTCCAACTGGCAAGAAAGAAGTCGTGAACAGCTTCGAAAGGAGTTAAATTCTAAGCAAACGGAGGGTCGCAGCGCCGTGTGAAATTGATCTCACAGTCGGGTCCCTATTATATCCGACTTGCGCAtctaacaaagaaaataatacaGATATTTTTATAGTTAAATCGGCTAAGATAAATCAAAAAGCTACCACAAACAATCGGATGCTATGGAATAGAATCAACCCTCAACTGGTTCAATGAATTTCTGGATCATATTTTCGTTTGCCCGAGCGGGGCTGCACTCTCGATCAGTTTACATTGGAAAGCCACACGACATGGTTTTTTGGTTGATAAtacgaaaaatattttgagataGATAAGTAGCAAGTAAAATATCCAGCAAAGTTATCTTACAATTCAATTCCGTATGAAATGATATTACCACTCAAGGTTGACTTCTTTTGGATTACTCTCCTTCCTGATTGATTCCTATTTTTTCATGGCTAAGAAAATTCCGCCAAACGTCGCTAACTCTTCAAACGTCCTCGAAGTTCAGTAGATACGCAACGCACAACGCAAGTTTCGTCCGAAGGACTTTCCGGCACGTGCTTTTGTACAGTTCTTTCTAAATTCTCCGTCGCTGAGGTGGAACTGAATTCAGTGTTCCGCATCAATCCAACTTGGATAGAAGCCACATCTTGGTAAGCTCACTGAAGTTTCTAACAGCACATTGTCAACAAATTAGAAAGAAATACAAAAGTTTGATAAAGCAGTTGGATGGTGCAGCAACTAAAATCTTGCCACAAAGGGAAGAAAGACCTTGTTCATTTTGGTCTTATTACGCGCTAGAAACATTGAGTCAATGCATAGCTGGTAAACTGAATTCAGTTTTAAGCTAGTCAAGGTGGAAACAAATAGCTATCCAGGATCAAGAGACATAGGTAAAAGGTTTAAGCTCTTCTTAGAACGCTAATAGCAGAAACTCCTTCAGTGTTGAATTAACGCAAAAGTTAGTTTATTTTCAGAAATCGATCGGACAGAACTCCTGAACCATggccaaaacaataaaagctcTTACTTGGTCGCGGCCAAAGTAATGCAATGGGATATTCCTTATGATCCGAATCACAAcgcaaaattaattttaccaaGCACGAAACTAGTAATATTAGATTTATCAATTCCTCTTGGGATGAGGTTTTACAATGAATTCATTAGGATTTTAACAGTAGTCGGAAAATTGAATGTAATAAGCAATGAACTGCTCTGTATTTTTATCGACCTTTCGCTAAGCTGTCGAACTGCGTCGCGTCGCCGGTCAAGTATTCAATCGTGCACACTTGGAAATGCATCTAACTCTTACAATGAAACCAATAATTGGCGTGTCAGAATAAAGTGAAGAGTAGCAAGCACACCACACAATTTTCAGCCACAAACATCAAATTAACTTTCAACGCTTTGATTAGTAAGAAGATCGAGACGTACGATTTTCCACTCACCGCTTCGCTAAAGCACGGAAGGTCACTGTACTGAGACCTCACAGAAATCGAACAAAGCAGGAAAATTGAGCTCGAATAAACTGAAtacaataaaaatagaaaatactgCTTGCCTTCGTGACTTGTAATATTATCAAGTGTCACAGAAATTAAACTTGATTGTTCAAACACCCGGCTTTTCAAGATACATTATCAACCAGTAACCAAACAACACATATTTGACAGGACCGACATTTGACTcggtagtttttttttctggtaacGAGTGACGAACATTGAAAGGTACAAATATTTACCTTTTACAGCTTTTAGGAGATCCAAATAAACATAGCTAGCGAAGGGTACTGTTTCAGTGCGTCCGCGCGCTTATCTAAGAGAAATTTGCGCGCAATTTGAAATTAACCGAAACTGTGCAAGAAAATTGCGCCTACTAAGCGTCTCGGTCGAGTCTTAATGTGGCATGGCAAGACGCGACAGTAGATAAACTATAGTACCCAACTTATCATCACCAGACAATACAACTACCAACAATTTCAGCAAGGTAGGCATCATTCCATCAACTAGTGCCGACTTCATTGAAACTATACAACTTTGCCTCGACTTTGGTTGACGCCAGACCCAGCGAGAAAccttttgctaaaaaaaaattgcataaaccAAAAGAAGAGTTTAGAAATTAAggtcaggttttttttttccacagtgAGTATATTTTCATTCAAAGCTTATTTTCATTACTGCACTGATATGGCAGTGAGATATAAGCGTCAATCGATGGCGAATATCTACCAGACgttgaaattttattttggcTTCGAACTGATCGCACTTGGTAAATCATTCTAATTTGAGATTACTGTGAAATCTTTCAAAGTCTAATTGGATTTTATTGCAATACATGAAATTTAGTCCGCAATGGGTTAACGATCGAAGGAATTAGCATTCAAAGAGAAGCGACGTCGCGGCTGATAGATGAGTTCCTCACGAAGATGTTCTCATTAAGCTGTGGCTTTAATTTATGCAAGAGTGCGCTACATGGACCTTAATTAACGATTCATCTTTAATTCATGCGAATCGTCACATTTATGTTGTAATCAGTTGAAAGAGATAACTCGTGTCGCAAGCTTATAAGCTCCAAAAATATGTATATGCATGGAAAATTTCAAAGAGATGGATATGCTCAGATCTCCAATACCTTTTAGAGTAATTAATATTTCTGATGCACAGCAGGGGTTCTCATGCAGCGAcctttcaaacaaagaaaataggATTTTGTCCAACATGAACtgcataaagaaaaaaacataagattttttttttggtgtatGTTATTTTGGTGTAAATATGCGATTCAGAAGAATTACTTACGCGATATCAATCAGTGCTACAGCTTCAAGCAAAATTATACGAATTTGAGGAAAACAATTCAGTCTGTTTACATAATTTCTAAACAGTTTTTCATAAGAAAATAGTGTCGTGTAAAACATAAGTTTGTTGACCGGGAAAGCAAACAAACTTCATACTTGAATTTAAATCGACATTTAGAGATGTGTTGTCACTTTAAAGGCAAATATTTGATTAGGCAATGAATGGTAATCTCAAAGTGGCATCTGCGAATTCTTGGAGGAAACATTTCCAaaattaaatcctttttttGCATCATGAATATTTAAGCCGGATACTTTAGCTGATCGCTCTTATTTCCTTTCAGCAATTTCCGCAATTTCTAAGATATTTAATTAAAGCCCTCGACTTCTCAAAATCGAGAAAATTCCGCACATTTAAACCCCAGCCCACGTTTAAGGCAATTGAaattaaggttagcttttatttgaGATTATTGATGAATAATCTGTTTTCAATACTCTGGAAGGCCACCAACAATTTTATCCAGTCCAATATTCGTAAAGTgaaagatataataataatataataacaaTCACGATAATGGTAACAAACAATGTGATGTTTCCTTTCGAGACAACGCGTAAGCACGGGAACAAATATGTCCCTCTAAAAGATATTCCATGAGGAAAAACAGAAACAGTGCAGTGCAATATTAGTTCTTGGAAAATAATGGTTCAAAATGCAGAACGTGAAATAATACCCTCTTTGGAAAATAATTATGGTAACATAAAACACCTCGGAAAAAAGTTCTTAATTTTTCCATGAATTCGTATCGCGTCGATTTACACAAGGCGTGGTCGTTTTACTGCTATAGGGAATTTTAGTTACTCGTCGCAATAATGCAAGTGGATATTGTAACTGATAATGAAAAATATGTGAATCTCATATCATATCTACAGCATGACGGCAAGACTTTAAGCGGGAATAATGAAAGAACCAGGCCGGCGTCACCATTGCCTAGGCAGCAGTTTACGACCTTGTACTTTCCAGCGTCGTTTAAGTGCGTAGAACTAAGACAACAGTTTTAGGGAGCTGATTACATAAAATGTAATAAGTGCAGAGGTGGGAGAAGTTCTTATGtagtaaattttaaaaattggagCAATATGCTTCAAGCACGAACAGTGAAGTTGTTCTGCACACAAGAAGTTTTATGAGAACACGATATAAGCTT
Above is a window of Montipora capricornis isolate CH-2021 chromosome 6, ASM3666992v2, whole genome shotgun sequence DNA encoding:
- the LOC138051706 gene encoding forkhead box protein L2-like; translation: MASTNHDQQLSSYEPDVKKEDGSASPSEIEKSESKDTSSKDPNVKPPYSYVALIAMAIRESTEKRLTLNGIYQYIISKFPFYEKNKKGWQNSIRHNLSLNECFIKVPREGGGERKGNYWTLDPACEDMFEKGNYRRRRRMKRPYRQPALPHSNGMLTDPRAAAYGNYIAPKWPTYNQVQSVPSAAGSWRTAQPASALPYPCNPQSSRVPPGYAVAPYMGMGSTVGVPVSSYTSTQYTTQLQNPVNNQCAGYGAVAMPSVGCRRQTDHTAAVHHFNPYWNPPDKHTFDAQPRS